The genomic interval GAAGGAGTTTTAAAGAGGATAAAGTGAACTCTCATGAAATAGTTTTGTTTAATTAATTAAAGACTTTGGAGAAGATTACTGGGATACCATGTTAAACTGATTAAAAGGATATTGAAAGGACTGGACTCAATTAATGGATATTAGAAAACCTAATGATTCGGAACTTAATAAGGTTTTGGCATTTTCACCACAAGCCGTATATGATGGCACATTGGGTGAAGTAAAACCTACTAATGAAAAAATCGAACAACTTGTTGAACCACTACTAAAAAAGGGAAGCTATTACTTAATAGCAACAGAAGACGATAAATTAATGGGATGGATTCTTTTAGGAGAAAGTAAAGACCAGTTTACTGATAAGATGAATGGATTTATTTATGAACTATTTGTTATAGAAGAATTTAGAGGAAAAGGAATCTCTAAACAGTTAATGAGAACTGCTATTGACCATCTAAGACAAGTTGGATATTCTGAAGTCCGTTTAAGTGCTTATGCACAGAACCAAGCTATTAAAATGTATGAAAAAATGGGGTTTAGCATAAAAACAGTTACTATGAGTTTGCCATTATAAACAATGCCAGCTATAAGTAATATTTATATCGCTTAACTA from Metabacillus sediminilitoris carries:
- a CDS encoding GNAT family N-acetyltransferase, whose protein sequence is MDIRKPNDSELNKVLAFSPQAVYDGTLGEVKPTNEKIEQLVEPLLKKGSYYLIATEDDKLMGWILLGESKDQFTDKMNGFIYELFVIEEFRGKGISKQLMRTAIDHLRQVGYSEVRLSAYAQNQAIKMYEKMGFSIKTVTMSLPL